The Dehalococcoidia bacterium genome has a window encoding:
- the cobU gene encoding bifunctional adenosylcobinamide kinase/adenosylcobinamide-phosphate guanylyltransferase — protein MLVLITGGTRSGRSSQAVALAQTMPGPVFFLATAQPVDEEMAERIRRHRQVRPPAWVTIEEPLYLAKALAAHASRGSVVVLDCVAVWLGNLLHRHLGGAGPRDHHQAEALRQRALAEADALCRLPDTMGLRLIVVTSEVGMGLVPETALGRLYRDLLGEVNQMLARRADRVVWMVAGIPVTIKG, from the coding sequence ATGTTGGTGCTCATCACCGGCGGCACCCGCAGCGGGCGGTCATCCCAGGCGGTGGCCCTGGCCCAGACCATGCCCGGCCCCGTTTTCTTCCTGGCCACCGCCCAGCCCGTGGACGAGGAGATGGCTGAGCGCATCCGTCGTCACCGGCAGGTGCGCCCCCCGGCCTGGGTCACCATCGAGGAGCCTCTCTACCTGGCCAAAGCCCTCGCAGCCCACGCCTCCCGCGGGTCCGTCGTGGTGCTGGACTGCGTGGCTGTCTGGCTGGGCAACCTGCTGCACCGTCACCTGGGGGGAGCTGGCCCCCGCGACCACCATCAGGCTGAGGCGTTGCGCCAGCGGGCGCTGGCCGAGGCCGATGCCCTCTGTCGTCTGCCCGACACTATGGGGCTGCGCCTCATCGTCGTCACCAGCGAGGTGGGTATGGGGCTTGTGCCCGAGACAGCCCTGGGACGCCTCTACCGCGACCTGCTGGGGGAGGTTAACCAGATGCTGGCGCGTAGGGCCGACAGGGTGGTGTGGATGGTGGCGGGCATCCCCGTCACCATCAAGGGCTAG
- a CDS encoding exonuclease, with protein MPRLTLLGGVEEVGGNKVMLEEDGSVLFLDFGTSYSRRGRYYEEYMNPRAGFGLLDLLEMDLLPPLEGLYRSDLHPRPDDPDSLWELFRHRHTYRNMQDVAVEGVLCSHGHLDHSGYISLLREDVPVVTTLLSALVMKAVQDCSRADIESEVVYAIPRVLNADTGVLKTGNNKTAPARQRRFLVFGPQPGPEADAFWQRTPGSHQLDPRPFQLAAQELCLGPFRVRCFPVDHSIPGAAGFLIEVGGMAIGYTGDLRFHGSSASQSLAFVEALAEAARRRTLVLLCEGTRASDDDHGPISEEQVAQRALEFMRDARGLIIADFGPRNLERLTIFHRLARELGRRLVIMAKDAYLLDAARLADPSLPQIGPELDVLVYRQPKGSYDRWEREIYERYRSWLIGPEEVGRRQDELVLCFSYYDLKDLPSIRPRPGSLYLYSSHEAFDEEIQMDFRRLRNWLDHFQMRYVGLPLEELKWRVPEEEVGLHASGHAPARDLLEMIHRIQPALVVPLHTRNPWWFRQRLEGSGIAVHLPREGEDAELEALLSS; from the coding sequence GTGCCGCGTCTGACCCTGCTGGGCGGGGTGGAGGAGGTGGGAGGCAACAAGGTGATGCTGGAGGAGGACGGCTCCGTCCTCTTCCTGGACTTCGGCACGTCCTACTCCCGCCGAGGCCGTTACTACGAGGAGTACATGAACCCCAGGGCAGGCTTCGGCCTCCTGGACCTGCTGGAGATGGACCTGCTCCCGCCCCTGGAAGGGCTTTACCGTTCCGACCTGCATCCCAGGCCCGATGACCCCGACAGCCTGTGGGAGCTGTTCCGCCACCGCCACACCTACCGCAACATGCAGGACGTCGCCGTGGAGGGCGTCCTCTGCTCCCACGGCCACCTGGACCACTCGGGCTACATCTCCCTGCTGCGGGAGGACGTGCCGGTGGTCACGACCCTGCTGTCGGCCCTGGTGATGAAGGCTGTGCAGGACTGCAGCCGCGCCGACATCGAGTCCGAGGTGGTCTACGCCATACCCAGGGTCCTGAACGCGGACACGGGAGTGCTGAAGACCGGCAACAACAAGACGGCGCCTGCCCGCCAGCGCCGCTTCCTGGTCTTCGGCCCGCAGCCCGGCCCCGAGGCCGATGCCTTCTGGCAAAGGACGCCCGGCAGCCACCAGCTGGACCCGCGCCCCTTCCAGCTGGCGGCCCAGGAGCTGTGCCTGGGCCCCTTCCGGGTGCGCTGCTTCCCCGTCGACCATTCCATTCCGGGCGCCGCTGGCTTCCTGATAGAGGTGGGGGGCATGGCCATCGGCTATACCGGCGACCTGCGCTTCCACGGCAGTAGCGCCAGCCAGAGCCTGGCCTTCGTGGAGGCCCTGGCAGAGGCCGCCCGCCGCCGCACCCTGGTGCTCCTGTGCGAGGGCACCCGCGCCAGCGACGACGACCACGGCCCCATCAGCGAGGAGCAGGTGGCTCAACGGGCGCTGGAGTTCATGCGGGACGCCCGGGGCCTCATCATCGCCGACTTCGGCCCCCGCAACCTGGAGCGCCTGACCATCTTCCACCGTCTGGCCAGGGAGCTGGGGCGGCGACTGGTCATCATGGCCAAGGACGCTTACCTGCTGGACGCGGCACGGCTGGCCGACCCCTCTCTGCCCCAGATCGGCCCCGAGCTGGACGTTTTGGTCTACCGCCAGCCCAAGGGCAGCTACGACCGCTGGGAGCGGGAGATATATGAGCGCTATCGCTCCTGGCTCATCGGCCCGGAAGAGGTGGGAAGGCGGCAGGACGAACTGGTGCTCTGCTTCAGCTACTACGATCTGAAGGACCTGCCCAGTATCCGCCCCCGTCCTGGCAGCCTGTATCTCTACTCCAGCCACGAGGCCTTCGACGAAGAGATACAGATGGACTTCCGCCGCCTGCGCAACTGGCTGGACCACTTTCAGATGCGCTACGTGGGGCTGCCCCTGGAGGAGCTGAAGTGGCGGGTGCCCGAGGAGGAGGTGGGCCTGCACGCCTCCGGCCACGCCCCTGCCCGCGACCTGTTGGAGATGATCCACAGGATCCAGCCGGCACTGGTGGTGCCCCTCCATACCCGCAACCCCTGGTGGTTCCGGCAACGACTGGAAGGCAGCGGCATCGCAGTGCACCTGCCCAGGGAGGGGGAGGACGCCGAGCTGGAGGCGCTCCTCTCTTCATAG
- the cobT gene encoding nicotinate-nucleotide--dimethylbenzimidazole phosphoribosyltransferase, with amino-acid sequence MSLTEVMDRIGLPDEAAMAAARQRLDRLTKPPGSLGRLEELAVWLAGVTGRVRQRLDKRTVVLMAADHGVVAEGVSAYPPTVTAQMVANFLRGGAAINALARQARARVLVVDVGVAADLPPQEGLLVRKVAMGTRNLAQGPAMTREEALQAIEVGIEVAGEEIARGAQVLATGDMGIGNTTPSAAIIAALTGRPVAEVTGRGTGLDDEGLRRKVAVIESALSLNCPDPSDPLDVLAKVGGYEIAGLVGVCLRGAAERVPVVLDGLIAGAAALVAVRLCPRVRPFLLASHCSAEPGHRHALEAMGLRPLLDMGMRLGEGTGACLALHLLDAALAIVDEMATFEEAGVDDRS; translated from the coding sequence ATGTCCCTTACCGAGGTGATGGATCGCATCGGGCTGCCTGACGAGGCGGCCATGGCAGCGGCCCGGCAGCGGCTGGACCGCCTCACCAAACCGCCGGGCAGCCTCGGTCGCCTGGAAGAGCTGGCCGTCTGGCTGGCGGGAGTAACGGGGCGAGTGCGACAGCGTCTCGACAAGCGAACGGTGGTGCTGATGGCTGCCGACCACGGGGTGGTGGCCGAGGGGGTCTCGGCCTACCCTCCGACGGTCACCGCCCAGATGGTGGCCAACTTTCTCCGCGGCGGGGCGGCCATCAACGCCCTGGCCCGTCAGGCGCGCGCCCGTGTGCTGGTGGTGGACGTGGGCGTGGCCGCTGACCTTCCCCCACAGGAGGGGCTGCTGGTGCGCAAGGTGGCCATGGGTACCCGCAACCTGGCCCAGGGCCCGGCTATGACCCGCGAGGAGGCCCTGCAGGCCATCGAGGTGGGCATCGAGGTGGCCGGCGAGGAGATAGCCCGCGGTGCCCAGGTGCTGGCCACCGGCGACATGGGCATTGGCAACACCACTCCCTCGGCGGCCATCATCGCCGCCCTCACCGGTCGACCGGTGGCAGAGGTGACGGGACGGGGCACGGGCCTGGACGACGAGGGTCTGCGCCGCAAGGTCGCCGTTATCGAGTCCGCCCTGTCCCTCAACTGCCCCGACCCTTCCGACCCTCTGGATGTGCTGGCCAAGGTGGGCGGCTACGAGATTGCGGGCCTGGTGGGGGTCTGCCTGCGGGGGGCTGCCGAGCGGGTCCCGGTGGTGCTGGACGGCCTCATCGCCGGGGCGGCGGCGCTGGTGGCGGTGCGGCTTTGCCCTCGCGTCCGGCCCTTCCTGCTGGCCTCCCACTGCTCGGCCGAGCCGGGCCACCGCCATGCCCTGGAGGCCATGGGCTTGCGTCCTCTGCTGGACATGGGCATGCGTCTGGGCGAAGGCACCGGCGCCTGTCTGGCGCTGCACCTGCTGGACGCCGCTCTGGCCATCGTCGACGAGATGGCCACCTTCGAGGAGGCGGGGGTGGATGACCGCTCCTAG
- a CDS encoding MFS transporter gives MDGERRSTGRTLFLLRRGDGLGLTGTFSALRIRNYRLYWAGQSISLTGTWMQNTAQGWLVTSLTSSPVALGTAVMLQFLPIGLLSLPAGVLVDRLPKKRLLMALQAVAMAQATAIGVLVATDAVRLWHVYLLAFVLGTVNAFSNPTRQALIPELVPSEKVPNAVALYSAVFNLARVLGPAVAGLAIATIGLESAFLLNAASFVPVLAGLLLIRDREMHSPPRRASAPMVAELWEGVVYAFRTPAVFQVVILMAFIGTFGYNYRTMLPLLARQVLHVGSQEFGLMDTAVGLGAIAAALVVAYRQRASEGQMLLGAAAFSAMLALLGLSQWYGVSLLILAGMGLAGITFTTSANARLQLLSPPEMRGRIMSLYTLLFAGTTPIGSMTLGLVADTVGVQGAVLSFAALCALGVALALLYRLGRRAAAAAMGDAP, from the coding sequence ATGGACGGTGAACGCCGCAGCACCGGCAGGACTCTGTTCCTTCTCCGTCGCGGAGACGGGCTGGGCCTGACCGGCACCTTCTCTGCCCTGAGGATCCGCAACTACCGCCTCTACTGGGCCGGGCAGTCCATATCCCTCACCGGCACTTGGATGCAGAACACCGCCCAGGGCTGGCTGGTGACCAGTCTCACGTCCTCGCCGGTGGCCCTGGGCACGGCGGTGATGCTGCAGTTCCTGCCCATCGGTCTTCTGTCCCTTCCTGCGGGGGTGCTGGTCGACCGCCTGCCCAAGAAGCGACTGCTCATGGCCCTGCAGGCGGTGGCCATGGCCCAGGCCACGGCCATCGGCGTGCTGGTGGCCACCGACGCGGTACGGCTGTGGCACGTCTACCTGCTGGCCTTCGTCCTGGGAACCGTCAACGCCTTCTCCAACCCGACCCGCCAGGCGCTGATCCCGGAGCTGGTGCCCAGCGAAAAGGTGCCCAACGCCGTCGCCCTCTACAGCGCCGTATTCAACCTGGCGCGGGTGCTGGGGCCGGCCGTGGCGGGGCTGGCCATCGCTACCATCGGACTGGAGAGCGCCTTCTTGCTCAACGCCGCCTCCTTCGTGCCGGTGCTGGCGGGCCTGTTGCTGATACGCGACCGGGAGATGCATTCCCCGCCGCGGCGGGCGTCGGCGCCCATGGTGGCCGAGCTGTGGGAGGGAGTGGTCTATGCCTTCCGCACGCCGGCCGTGTTCCAGGTGGTCATCCTGATGGCCTTCATCGGCACCTTCGGCTACAACTATCGCACCATGCTGCCCTTGCTGGCGCGGCAGGTCCTGCATGTGGGATCGCAGGAGTTCGGGCTGATGGACACGGCGGTGGGGCTGGGGGCCATCGCTGCCGCCCTGGTGGTAGCCTACCGCCAACGGGCCAGCGAGGGGCAGATGCTGCTGGGGGCAGCAGCCTTCAGCGCCATGCTGGCCCTGCTGGGCCTGTCGCAGTGGTATGGTGTATCGCTGCTCATCCTGGCAGGCATGGGCCTGGCCGGCATCACCTTCACCACCAGCGCCAACGCCCGCCTGCAGCTCCTGTCCCCACCCGAGATGCGCGGACGCATCATGAGCCTGTACACCCTCCTCTTCGCCGGCACCACCCCCATCGGCAGCATGACGCTGGGGCTGGTGGCCGACACGGTAGGGGTGCAGGGGGCCGTCCTGTCCTTTGCCGCCCTGTGCGCTCTGGGCGTAGCTCTGGCCCTCCTCTACCGGCTGGGACGCCGCGCGGCGGCCGCTGCCATGGGCGATGCCCCCTGA
- a CDS encoding transcriptional repressor, producing MTTKVQREAIVQELRRRGIRVTAQRVAVAEAILGTAEHLTVQEIYQRVCRHLPHITMGTIYNTLEVLMAKGLIQPLPFPGGTRYDTDPTPHVNVLCIRCGQVCDLHDDGGYLERLAELASQRTGFQPLSQQVAIYALCPSCRPR from the coding sequence ATGACGACCAAGGTGCAACGCGAGGCTATCGTCCAGGAGCTGCGCCGCCGCGGCATCAGGGTCACCGCTCAGAGGGTGGCCGTGGCCGAAGCTATCCTGGGCACGGCCGAGCACCTCACGGTGCAGGAGATTTACCAGCGGGTGTGCCGGCACCTGCCCCACATCACCATGGGCACCATCTACAACACGCTAGAGGTCCTGATGGCCAAGGGGCTCATCCAGCCTTTGCCCTTCCCCGGCGGCACGCGCTACGACACCGACCCCACGCCTCACGTGAACGTGCTTTGCATCCGCTGCGGGCAGGTGTGCGACCTGCACGACGACGGCGGCTACCTGGAAAGGCTGGCGGAGCTGGCCTCCCAGCGCACGGGCTTCCAGCCCCTTTCCCAGCAGGTGGCCATTTACGCCCTCTGCCCCTCCTGCCGACCCCGATAG
- the pyk gene encoding pyruvate kinase — protein sequence MRAVVRRTKVLATLGPASSSEAVLRAMLAAGLDGVRLNFSYGTPEEHARLARLVRRLSREMERPVAIVQDLQGVKARLGPLDGPRLLERGEAVVLSWDRSEGLPVEHPGLELSVRPGERLLLGDGEVELIVEEALAHGARARVIRGGWVRTGLGVHLPGGVVVSGHVTPKDEADLRLGLELGVDYVAMSFVRRAADLRALKARLSVPERPLVIAKLERREALAHLDEVLATADGVMVARGDLGLEVSLEEVPLAQKRILRQANQRGILAVTATQMLESMVERDHPTRAEVSDVANAILDGSDALMLSAETAVGRHPVDAVRTIASIALRVDPEVRAPHLDGTRVGRRRALARSACHLAQDVKAKAIVVFTRGGRMAMSISKERPPVPVFAITPRESTWRRLALWWGVVPLLAPRPATMRQMVAAMEQLLVGKGLLHRGDLVVLVRWAPEVRGWENSLSLHRLGRR from the coding sequence GTGAGGGCGGTGGTGCGGCGGACGAAGGTGTTGGCCACCCTGGGACCTGCCTCCTCCTCCGAGGCGGTGCTCCGGGCCATGCTCGCCGCCGGCCTGGACGGCGTCCGCCTCAACTTCTCCTACGGCACTCCCGAGGAGCATGCCCGGCTGGCACGGCTGGTGCGACGCCTTTCCCGGGAGATGGAGCGGCCGGTGGCCATCGTCCAGGACCTCCAGGGGGTGAAGGCACGTCTGGGGCCGCTGGACGGCCCCCGGCTGCTGGAGCGGGGAGAGGCCGTGGTCCTCTCCTGGGACAGGAGCGAAGGGTTGCCGGTGGAGCACCCCGGCCTGGAGCTCTCGGTACGGCCTGGGGAGAGGCTGCTGCTGGGGGACGGCGAGGTGGAGCTGATCGTCGAGGAGGCCCTGGCCCACGGCGCGCGGGCGAGGGTCATCCGGGGCGGCTGGGTCCGCACCGGGCTGGGGGTGCACCTCCCCGGGGGCGTGGTGGTGTCCGGCCACGTCACTCCCAAGGACGAGGCCGACCTGCGCCTCGGGCTGGAGCTGGGGGTGGACTACGTCGCCATGTCCTTCGTGCGCAGGGCCGCCGACCTGCGGGCCCTGAAGGCGCGCCTGTCGGTCCCCGAACGCCCTTTGGTCATCGCCAAGCTGGAGCGGCGTGAGGCCCTGGCCCACCTGGACGAGGTGCTGGCCACCGCCGACGGCGTGATGGTGGCGCGGGGCGACCTGGGCCTGGAGGTCTCCCTGGAGGAGGTGCCCCTGGCCCAGAAGCGCATCCTCCGGCAGGCCAACCAGCGTGGCATACTGGCCGTCACCGCCACCCAGATGCTGGAGAGCATGGTGGAGCGGGACCATCCCACCCGCGCCGAGGTCTCCGATGTGGCCAACGCCATTCTGGACGGCTCCGACGCCCTCATGCTGTCCGCAGAGACAGCGGTGGGACGCCATCCGGTGGATGCCGTGCGCACTATCGCCTCCATCGCCCTCAGGGTAGACCCGGAGGTGAGGGCGCCCCACCTGGACGGGACGCGAGTCGGTCGTCGAAGGGCGCTGGCCCGTTCGGCCTGCCACCTGGCCCAGGATGTAAAGGCCAAGGCCATCGTGGTGTTCACCCGCGGGGGGCGCATGGCCATGTCCATCTCCAAGGAGAGGCCGCCTGTGCCCGTCTTCGCCATCACTCCACGGGAGAGCACCTGGCGGCGGCTGGCCCTCTGGTGGGGGGTGGTGCCCCTGCTGGCACCTCGGCCGGCCACCATGCGCCAGATGGTGGCGGCCATGGAGCAACTGCTGGTGGGGAAAGGACTGCTGCATCGGGGCGACCTGGTGGTGCTGGTGCGCTGGGCGCCCGAAGTGCGGGGCTGGGAGAACTCCCTCAGCCTGCATCGCCTGGGCCGTCGCTAG
- a CDS encoding galactose oxidase, with amino-acid sequence MAPLPTPRSEVAAVALEGRVYVIGGLGSAEAGRRVEVYDPASGSWSVAAPLPEPLHHPAAVALGGKIYVIGGFRDGFSPVASVYEYDPRSNSWTRRTPMPTPRGALGAAVIGGRIYAVGGVTVGGANTGATEVYDPASDRWERRAPMQVPRDHMAVAAVGDRLYAIGGRLRLDFRQNLDVNEEYDPATDTWRRRAPLPTARSGVAAAVAGGRIYVFGGEGAAGTFAENEIYDPATDTWTAGPPLPTARHGLGAAAVGDTIYVLAGGLTPGGGTPSALNEALFLR; translated from the coding sequence TTGGCCCCCCTGCCCACGCCCCGCAGCGAGGTGGCGGCCGTGGCCCTGGAAGGACGCGTATACGTCATCGGCGGATTGGGCTCGGCCGAGGCCGGGCGCCGGGTGGAGGTATACGACCCCGCCAGCGGCTCCTGGTCGGTGGCAGCGCCCCTGCCCGAGCCCCTGCACCATCCGGCGGCGGTGGCCCTGGGCGGCAAGATATACGTCATCGGCGGCTTCCGCGATGGCTTCTCGCCCGTGGCCAGCGTCTACGAATACGACCCCCGGAGCAACTCATGGACGCGCAGGACGCCCATGCCCACCCCGCGCGGTGCCCTGGGGGCGGCCGTCATAGGCGGGCGCATCTACGCAGTGGGGGGCGTTACCGTGGGCGGGGCCAACACGGGCGCCACCGAGGTCTACGACCCCGCCAGCGACCGCTGGGAGCGACGGGCGCCCATGCAGGTGCCTCGCGACCACATGGCCGTGGCGGCGGTGGGCGACCGCCTCTACGCCATCGGCGGGCGGCTGCGCCTGGACTTCCGTCAGAACCTGGACGTCAACGAGGAATACGACCCGGCTACCGATACCTGGCGGCGCCGCGCTCCCCTGCCTACCGCCCGCAGCGGCGTGGCCGCCGCGGTGGCCGGCGGGCGCATCTACGTCTTCGGCGGCGAGGGGGCTGCCGGCACCTTTGCCGAGAACGAGATCTACGACCCCGCGACCGATACGTGGACCGCCGGCCCACCCCTACCCACCGCCCGTCACGGGCTCGGGGCGGCAGCCGTGGGAGACACCATCTACGTGCTGGCCGGCGGCCTGACACCCGGCGGCGGCACTCCCAGCGCCCTCAACGAGGCGCTGTTCCTGCGCTGA
- the cobS gene encoding adenosylcobinamide-GDP ribazoletransferase has translation MTAPRLVAPVLDSLALLTVLPVGRRPLGLPAGEAALAFPVVGGLVGGLLLGADWLLGKVMPDAPRAALTVAAWAAVTGALHLDGLADTADGLMVPGDRTRRLQAMTDPRLGAFGAVAVAALLLLKWSSLLSLEGRLRVGALLLAPLLARAAVLLPMAFLPPARSEGMGVTASRGLGRAAALAANLAVAALALAAFLPAGPALSLGAAGACLGVGLLALRRLGGITGDVLGAGIELAEAAVLALCVTSVRRGWLT, from the coding sequence ATGACCGCTCCTAGGCTGGTGGCCCCCGTCCTCGACTCCCTGGCCCTGCTGACGGTGCTGCCGGTGGGGCGTCGCCCCCTGGGCCTGCCTGCAGGAGAAGCGGCCCTGGCCTTTCCGGTGGTGGGGGGCCTGGTGGGAGGTCTCCTGCTGGGGGCCGACTGGCTGCTGGGGAAGGTCATGCCCGATGCCCCCCGTGCTGCCCTGACCGTCGCCGCCTGGGCAGCCGTCACCGGTGCCCTGCACCTGGACGGCCTGGCCGACACGGCCGACGGACTGATGGTGCCCGGCGACCGCACTCGCCGCCTCCAGGCCATGACCGACCCGCGCCTGGGCGCCTTCGGTGCTGTGGCGGTGGCGGCCCTTCTTCTCCTGAAGTGGTCCTCCCTGCTGTCGCTGGAGGGACGGCTTCGGGTGGGGGCGCTGCTGTTGGCCCCCCTTCTGGCGCGGGCGGCGGTGCTGTTGCCGATGGCGTTCCTGCCGCCGGCCCGCAGCGAGGGCATGGGTGTGACAGCCTCTCGTGGCCTGGGTCGGGCGGCGGCCTTGGCAGCCAACCTGGCGGTGGCGGCGCTGGCCCTGGCGGCCTTCCTGCCTGCGGGGCCAGCCCTGTCCCTGGGAGCCGCCGGCGCCTGCTTGGGCGTGGGCCTGCTGGCCCTGCGGCGGCTGGGGGGCATCACCGGCGATGTGCTGGGGGCCGGCATAGAGCTGGCCGAGGCTGCGGTGCTCGCCCTTTGCGTCACTTCGGTGAGGAGGGGCTGGCTGACCTGA
- a CDS encoding histidinol-phosphate aminotransferase family protein, whose translation MASLVEHGGLDPEEARSLGLEPSSVLDLSQNLAPLPPPEAVRRAIASCDYGPYPAASYRRLREALAERHGLGPEWCLPTNGAAEAIFLSCRALLSPGDRVLVMTPTFGEYERAARLCGAQVVSAPARAENGFRWDVEAVCRQARGLRPQLLFLCCPNNPTGVYLGREEVEALAQALGGGVLVLDEAFVDFVEDGWDSVELARSGRVLALRSLTKAFALAGLRLGYALGRPELLERLRAHQPPWSVNAFAVAAGVACAAAWDHLSQVRCAVARARGALVEGLRGLGLAVLEGAANFVLAQVGEAKSFRHRLLLRGVCVRDCTSFGLPAHVRVAVPPREQVPRVVEAFAATLRESGRSP comes from the coding sequence GTGGCGTCGCTAGTGGAGCATGGGGGACTGGACCCGGAAGAGGCCCGTTCCCTGGGACTGGAACCGTCCTCCGTCCTCGACCTGAGCCAGAACCTGGCGCCCCTGCCGCCGCCGGAGGCGGTGCGCCGGGCCATCGCCTCCTGCGACTACGGCCCCTACCCCGCCGCCAGCTACCGCCGGCTGAGGGAGGCGCTGGCCGAGCGTCACGGCCTCGGGCCCGAGTGGTGCCTGCCCACCAACGGGGCTGCCGAGGCCATCTTCCTGTCCTGTCGTGCCTTGCTGTCGCCGGGCGACCGCGTTCTGGTCATGACCCCTACCTTCGGCGAGTACGAGCGGGCGGCGCGACTGTGCGGCGCGCAGGTCGTGTCCGCGCCTGCCCGCGCCGAGAACGGGTTCCGCTGGGACGTGGAGGCGGTCTGCCGTCAGGCGAGGGGGCTGCGGCCCCAGCTCCTCTTCCTCTGCTGCCCCAACAACCCTACGGGCGTATACCTGGGGCGAGAGGAGGTGGAGGCGCTGGCCCAGGCCCTGGGCGGCGGGGTGCTGGTGCTGGACGAGGCCTTCGTGGACTTCGTAGAGGACGGCTGGGACTCTGTGGAGCTGGCCCGCAGCGGCCGGGTGCTGGCGCTGAGATCCCTCACCAAGGCTTTCGCCCTGGCCGGCCTGCGCCTGGGCTATGCCCTGGGCCGGCCCGAGCTGCTGGAACGGCTGCGGGCGCACCAGCCTCCCTGGAGCGTCAATGCCTTTGCGGTGGCGGCAGGAGTGGCCTGCGCCGCCGCCTGGGACCATCTGTCGCAGGTGCGCTGTGCGGTGGCCCGGGCCAGGGGTGCCCTGGTGGAGGGGCTGCGAGGGCTGGGGCTGGCGGTGCTGGAGGGGGCCGCCAACTTCGTGCTGGCCCAGGTCGGTGAGGCGAAGTCCTTTCGGCATCGGCTGCTGCTGCGGGGCGTCTGCGTGCGGGACTGCACCTCTTTCGGTCTCCCCGCCCATGTGCGGGTGGCCGTGCCGCCCCGGGAGCAGGTGCCGCGGGTAGTGGAAGCCTTCGCTGCCACGTTGCGGGAATCAGGGAGGTCGCCATGA
- the cbiB gene encoding adenosylcobinamide-phosphate synthase CbiB codes for MRRLVVFALALLLDLLLGEPPESAHPTVWAGRAAQALEPLGRRLAPRSQLLFGGAVALVLPIAAALAGRRALRGAARPGWAGLLAEAGLFKSTFAVRALLGEALALRRLLEEGDLQGARQRARALVGRDTSRLGVAELVSAGLESLAENSTDAFIAPWLYYVVAGTEGALAYRVINTLDAMWGYHGEYEHLGKAAARLDDLANLLPARLSTLLLALASGKPRPALATALAHHSRTESPNAGWTMSALAGALGVELEKAGHYRLGKAWRPLTPPLLREGATLVARTAALGAALVALLLVVEARLWRR; via the coding sequence ATGCGCAGGCTGGTCGTCTTTGCCCTGGCCCTGCTCCTGGACCTCCTGCTGGGGGAGCCGCCCGAGTCGGCCCACCCCACCGTCTGGGCGGGACGGGCTGCCCAGGCCCTGGAGCCATTGGGCAGGCGACTGGCCCCGCGCAGTCAGTTGCTCTTCGGCGGGGCAGTGGCCCTGGTGCTGCCTATAGCGGCAGCCCTGGCGGGCCGTCGGGCGCTGCGCGGCGCCGCCAGGCCCGGCTGGGCGGGCCTGCTGGCCGAGGCCGGCCTCTTCAAGAGCACCTTCGCTGTCCGTGCGCTGCTGGGGGAGGCGCTGGCCCTGCGACGGTTGCTGGAGGAAGGGGACCTGCAGGGCGCCCGACAACGGGCTCGGGCGCTGGTGGGTCGCGATACCTCCCGCCTGGGGGTCGCCGAGCTGGTGTCGGCCGGCCTCGAATCCCTGGCCGAGAACAGCACCGATGCGTTCATAGCGCCGTGGCTTTACTATGTGGTGGCGGGGACGGAGGGCGCCCTGGCCTACCGCGTCATCAACACCCTCGATGCCATGTGGGGCTACCATGGGGAGTACGAGCACTTGGGGAAGGCGGCCGCCCGTCTGGACGACCTGGCCAACCTGCTGCCGGCGCGCCTTTCGACGCTCCTGCTAGCGCTGGCGTCTGGGAAGCCGCGACCGGCCCTGGCCACTGCCCTGGCCCACCACTCCCGCACCGAGAGCCCCAATGCCGGCTGGACCATGTCGGCCCTCGCCGGTGCCCTGGGGGTGGAGCTCGAGAAGGCGGGGCACTATCGGCTAGGGAAGGCCTGGCGGCCCCTGACGCCGCCCCTGTTGCGGGAGGGGGCAACGCTGGTGGCCCGAACGGCTGCCCTGGGGGCCGCCCTGGTGGCCTTGCTGCTCGTCGTGGAGGCGAGGCTGTGGCGTCGCTAG